In a single window of the Raphanus sativus cultivar WK10039 chromosome 9, ASM80110v3, whole genome shotgun sequence genome:
- the LOC130499683 gene encoding F-box protein AUF1-like has translation MDAFDAIPNHVIIDILNRVGDVKTLIRCRSVSRRFNSLATQSDSLLLQLDQILGAGESEPEINSPVSSFFRSIFKSINGLLPIFSTSAKPAETPKSPAQILAGFNRIRSLDVELYGGDANLEKGAAVKWKAEFGETLKSSVIVAFRSATVNESATESPVNAAETDSEFVCGLKTRVVWTINALMAASTRHHLMRDVVKEHREMERLTVRDREGEGTVVMDAAGMKEYRETEARADEKGFERVKERTEMPNVRMSMRHAPLLKLKSGICLEAATLVVVRPSGVTSDDNDAELATEAFAADCMYGEAVMSLLKRRRNVLEMNSF, from the coding sequence ATGGACGCTTTTGATGCGATTCCTAACCACGTTATCATCGACATTTTGAACAGAGTTGGTGACGTCAAAACGCTGATACGATGTCGTTCCGTCTCGAGACGATTCAACTCGCTCGCTACTCAGTCAGACTCCCTCCTTCTCCAGCTCGATCAGATCCTCGGCGCCGGTGAGTCGGAACCAGAGATCAATTCTCCGGTGTCTAGCTTCTTCCGTTCGATCTTCAAATCCATCAACGGACTCCTCCCGATCTTCTCCACATCCGCTAAACCGGCGGAAACACCGAAATCTCCGGCTCAGATTCTCGCCGGATTCAACCGGATCCGGAGTCTTGACGTGGAGCTATACGGCGGCGACGCCAATCTCGAGAAAGGTGCCGCCGTTAAGTGGAAGGCGGAGTTCGGAGAAACTCTCAAGAGCTCCGTCATCGTCGCTTTCCGATCGGCGACGGTCAACGAATCCGCCACGGAGTCTCCGGTCAACGCCGCGGAGACCGATTCAGAGTTCGTCTGCGGATTGAAAACGCGCGTGGTGTGGACGATCAACGCGTTGATGGCGGCCTCGACGCGTCACCACCTGATGAGAGATGTGGTGAAGGAGCACAGGGAGATGGAGAGGCTAACCGTGCGCGACAGAGAGGGGGAAGGCACGGTGGTGATGGACGCGGCAGGGATGAAAGAGTACAGAGAGACGGAGGCGCGTGCGGACGAAAAGGGTTTCGAGCGCGTGAAAGAGCGCACGGAGATGCCTAATGTGAGGATGAGTATGAGGCACGCGCCGTTGCTGAAGCTGAAGAGCGGGATCTGTCTCGAGGCCGCGACGCTCGTGGTCGTGAGGCCGAGTGGCGTGACTTCCGATGACAACGATGCTGAGCTGGCGACGGAGGCGTTCGCCGCCGATTGTATGTACGGAGAAGCCGTTATGTCGTTGCTGAAACGTAGGAGAAATGTGTTAGAAATGAATTCCTTCTAG
- the LOC130499681 gene encoding inactive TPR repeat-containing thioredoxin TTL3-like — MAKAKKISTDQRLGCESLLGCIFQSWSPRRRKPSLPEKDHKAKDYLPPKSTTITNPKIIPRKSTDSFAQTKRQDPQKTKPDESNARKSSDSARKSSDSARKSLSSASPRTESKRFSPNGVMGNIIVKPQPAVKSPDVSQTRSRWEGKTVNYRHDPETLKRMGNEEYCRGRFGEALVFYERAILADPKTPTYWSNKSAALISLGRLLEASDACEEALRLNPNYERAHQRLASLQLRLGEVEKALCHYNQAGKYTETKHIEQVEDVIKCLRRCNEARRSKEWNVVLKETCFVISYGADSSPRVYALQTEALLHLQRQEEAYDVYQKATKRLDIDSFIKIFGLSITSYILMVGSQVYIAAGRFEDAVTASRQASRLDPSNEEVKAVARKARAVAAARLTGNLLFNASKFEAACVVYTEGLEQDPCNALLLCNRAASRFKLGQFEKAIEDSTLALNLQPSYRKARRRRADSYAKLEKWQHAIQDYELLMMETPEDEETRRVLADANVRFKGAGSDLVVVN; from the exons atggCTAAAGCTAAGAAGATCTCTACGGATCAGAGATTGGGTTGTGAGAGTCTCCTAGGCTGTATTTTCCAGAGTTGGAGTCCACGTCGACGGAAACCCTCTTTACCGGAGAAAGATCACAAAGCAAAAGATTACTTGCCTCCCAAGTCAACTACCATTACGAACCCTAAAATCATTCCAAGAAAATCAACCGATTCTTTTGCTCAGACAAAGAGACAAGATCCACAGAAGACCAAACCGGACGAAAGTAACGCAAGAAAATCATCAGACTCAGCAAGAAAATCATCAGACTCCGCAAGAAAATCTTTGTCCTCGGCTTCACCAAGAACAGAGAGCAAGAGGTTTTCACCTAACGGCGTGATGGGAAACATCATCGTGAAACCGCAGCCCGCCGTTAAATCTCCTGACGTGTCACAGACAAGAAGTCGGTGGGAGGGCAAAACTGTAAATTACAGACATGATCCGGAGACTCTGAAGAGAATGGGAAACGAAGAGTATTGTCGTGGAAGGTTCGGAGAAGCTCTTGTGTTTTACGAGAGAGCCATCTTAGCTGACCCTAAAACGCCGACGTATTGGTCTAACAAATCCGCCGCTTTGATCAGTCTTGGTCGTCTTTTAGAAGCTTCCGATGCATGCGAAGAAGCTCTAAGGCTTAACCCTAATTACGAGAGAGCTCATCAGAGACTTGCTTCCCTCCAACTCAG ATTGGGTGAGGTTGAAAAAGCTTTGTGTCACTATAACCAAGCTGGAAAATACACAGAGACAAAACATATAGAACAAGTTGAAGATGTTATAAAATGCTTAAGGAGGTGCAACGAAGCTAGGAGATCAAAGGAATGGAATGTTGTGTTGAAAGAGACTTGTTTTGTGATATCATATGGAGCAGATTCTTCTCCTAGG GTCTATGCACTCCAAACTGAGGCGTTATTGCATCTTCAGCGACAAGAAGAAGCGTATGATGTGTACCAAAAGGCAACAAAACGCTTAGACATCGATAGTTTCATAAAGATTTTTGGTCTTTCCATTACTTCTTACATCTTAATGGTCGGATCTCAGGTCTACATTGCAGCAGGAAG ATTTGAAGATGCAGTAACAGCGTCGAGGCAAGCGTCTCGACTAGATCCGAGTAACGAAGAAGTAAAAGCAGTGGCTAGAAAAGCAAGGGCAGTTGCTGCGGCGAGACTCACCGGCAATTTACTATTCAACGCGTCCAAATTCGAAGCGGCTTGCGTGGTTTACACGGAAGGACTCGAGCAAGACCCTTGCAATGCTCTCTTGCTCTGTAACAGAGCGGCCTCAAGATTCAAGCTTGGTCAGTTCGAGAAAGCCATTGAAGATAGCACACTGGCTCTCAATCTTCAGCCATCGTACCGGAAGGCGAGGCGGCGCAGGGCAGATTCTTATGCGAAG TTGGAGAAATGGCAACATGCGATTCAAGATTATGAGTTGTTGATGATGGAGACACCTGAAGACGAGGAGACTAGAAGAGTCTTGGCTGATGCAAATGTCCGGTTTAAAGGAGCCGGCTCGGATTTAGTTGTTGTGAATTGA
- the LOC108823677 gene encoding inactive TPR repeat-containing thioredoxin TTL3 gives MAKAKKISTDQRLGCESLLGCIFQSWSPRRRKPSLPEKDHKAKDYLPPKSTTITNPKIIPRKSTDSFAQTKRQDPQKTKPDEINARKSSDSARKSSESARKSLSSASPRTESKRFSPNGVMGNIIVKPQPAVKSPDVSQTRSRWEGKTVNYRHDPETLKRMGNEEYCRGRFGEALVFYERAILADPKTPTYWSNKSAALISLGRLLEASDACEEALRLNPNYERAHQRLASLQLRLGEVEKALCHYNQAGKYTETKHIEQVEDVIKCLRRCNEARRSKEWNVVLKETCFVISYGADSSPRVYALQTEALLHLQRQEEAYDVYRKATKRLDIDSFIKIFGLSITSYILMVGSQVYIAAGRFEDAVTASRQASRLDPSNEEVKAVARKARAVAAARLTGNLLFNASKFEAACVVYTEGLEQDPCNALLLCNRAASRFKLGQFEKAVEDSTLALNLQPSYRKARRRRADSYAKLEKWQHAIQDYELLMMETPEDEETRRVLADANVRFKGAGSDLVVVN, from the exons atggCTAAAGCTAAGAAGATCTCTACGGATCAGAGATTGGGTTGTGAGAGTCTCCTTGGCTGTATTTTCCAGAGTTGGAGTCCTCGTCGACGGAAACCCTCTTTACCGGAGAAAGATCACAAAGCAAAAGATTACTTGCCTCCCAAGTCAACCACCATTACAAACCCTAAAATCATTCCAAGAAAATCAACCGATTCTTTTGCTCAGACAAAGAGACAAGATCCACAGAAGACCAAACCGGACGAAATTAACGCAAGAAAATCATCAGATTCAGCAAGAAAATCATCAGAATCCGCAAGAAAATCTTTGTCCTCGGCTTCACCAAGAACAGAGAGCAAGAGGTTTTCACCTAACGGCGTGATGGGAAACATCATCGTGAAACCGCAGCCCGCCGTTAAATCTCCTGACGTGTCACAGACAAGAAGTCGGTGGGAGGGCAAAACTGTAAATTACAGACATGATCCGGAGACTCTGAAGAGAATGGGAAACGAAGAGTATTGTCGTGGAAGGTTCGGAGAAGCTCTTGTGTTTTACGAGAGAGCCATCTTAGCTGACCCTAAAACGCCGACGTATTGGTCTAACAAATCCGCCGCCTTGATCAGTCTTGGTCGTCTTTTAGAAGCTTCCGATGCATGCGAAGAAGCTCTAAGGCTTAACCCTAATTACGAGAGAGCTCATCAGAGACTTGCTTCCCTCCAACTCAG ATTGGGTGAGGTTGAAAAAGCTTTGTGTCACTATAACCAAGCTGGAAAATACACAGAGACAAAACATATAGAACAAGTTGAAGATGTTATAAAATGCTTAAGGAGGTGCAACGAAGCTAGGAGATCAAAGGAATGGAATGTTGTGTTGAAAGAGACTTGTTTTGTGATATCATATGGAGCAGATTCTTCTCCTAGG GTCTATGCACTCCAAACTGAGGCGTTATTGCATCTTCAGCGACAAGAAGAAGCGTATGATGTGTACCGGAAAGCAACAAAACGCTTAGACATCGATAGTTTCATAAAGATTTTTGGTCTTTCCATTACTTCTTACATCTTAATGGTCGGATCTCAGGTCTACATTGCAGCAGGAAG ATTTGAAGATGCAGTAACAGCGTCGAGGCAAGCGTCTCGACTAGATCCGAGTAACGAAGAAGTAAAAGCAGTGGCTAGAAAAGCGAGGGCAGTTGCTGCGGCGAGACTCACCGGCAATTTACTATTCAACGCGTCCAAATTCGAAGCGGCTTGCGTGGTTTACACGGAAGGACTCGAGCAAGACCCTTGCAATGCTCTCTTGCTCTGTAACAGAGCGGCCTCAAGATTCAAGCTTGGTCAGTTCGAGAAAGCCGTTGAAGATAGCACACTGGCTCTCAATCTCCAGCCATCGTACAGGAAGGCGAGGCGGCGCAGGGCAGATTCTTATGCGAAG TTGGAGAAATGGCAACATGCGATTCAAGATTATGAGTTGTTGATGATGGAGACACCTGAAGACGAGGAGACTAGAAGAGTCTTGGCTGATGCAAATGTCCGGTTTAAAGGAGCCGGCTCGGATTTAGTTG
- the LOC108824404 gene encoding uncharacterized protein LOC108824404 — protein sequence MIKGRDGNRGSSSSSGYSADLLVCFPSRTHLALAPKPICSPSRPSISTNRRPHHRRQLSKLSNGRGGGGHGSPALWAKQASSKNMGNDETAEPTSPKVTCAGQIKVRPRKCGGKGKNWRSVMEEIERIHSSNKSQSKFLGLKKDVMGFLTCLRNIKFDFRCFGDFRHATDVTSDDEEEEEDDEEEQKTVFSKWFMVLQEEEQSTNDENKNNKKCVVGENADAEPAVPPPNALLLMRCRSAPAKSWLEERMQVKTEHENREEEEETEDQEMSVNKKKNKKDLRSLMEEENMELVLMRYDTDYYRLSSDIAKETWVVGGINQDPLSRSRSWKS from the coding sequence ATGATCAAAGGAAGAGATGGAAACAGAggatcctcttcttcttctggttaCTCTGCAGATTTGTTGGTTTGTTTCCCTTCAAGAACCCACTTAGCTCTTGCACCTAAACCCATTTGCAGCCCATCTCGTCCTTCCATCTCCACCAACCGTCGTCCACACCACCGTCGCCAGCTCAGCAAACTCTCAAAcggcagaggaggaggaggacacGGGAGTCCTGCTCTGTGGGCTAAACAAGCAAGTAGTAAGAACATGGGTAATGACGAAACAGCCGAGCCCACTTCTCCTAAAGTTACTTGCGCCGGTCAGATCAAAGTCCGGCCGAGAAAATGCGGCGGGAAAGGAAAGAACTGGCGGTCTGTGATGGAGGAGATAGAGAGGATACATAGCAGCAACAAGTCGCAGAGCAAGTTTCTTGGACTGAAGAAAGATGTGATGGGTTTCTTGACTTGTCTAAGGAACATCAAGTTCGATTTCAGGTGTTTTGGTGATTTCAGACATGCTACTGATGTCACTAGCGACgacgaggaagaagaggaagatgatgaagaggaACAAAAGACTGTTTTCTCCAAATGGTTTATGGTTTTACAAGAGGAAGAACAGAGCACTAACGACGAaaacaagaacaacaagaagTGCGTCGTTGGTGAAAACGCAGACGCGGAACCGGCGGTTCCGCCGCCGAACGCTCTTTTGCTGATGAGGTGTAGATCGGCTCCAGCGAAGAGTTGGTTAGAAGAGAGAATGCAAGTTAAAACAGAGCATGAAAacagggaagaagaagaagaaacagaggatcAAGAGATGAGtgtgaataagaagaagaataagaaggaTTTGAGATCACTAATGGAGGAAGAGAATATGGAACTAGTGTTGATGAGATACGATACTGATTATTACAGACTCTCTTCAGACATAGCTAAGGAGACTTGGGTTGTCGGAGGAATTAATCAAGATCCTCTGTCTCGTAGTCGAAGCTGGAAAAGCTAA